In Sphingomonas sp. LT1P40, the following are encoded in one genomic region:
- a CDS encoding NADH-quinone oxidoreductase subunit M, with the protein MSGLLSVMLAVPAIAAVLCLFTTANNARWIALIATLIDLVLGGVLWANFEIGGPQWQFVENVPLFGAFAWSLGIDGFALLLILLSVFLMPICIGASWEAITERVPEYMAAFLATEVLMIGTFAAQDIYLFYVFFEAGLIPMFLIIGIWGGANRIYASYKFFLYTLLGSVLMLIAMMYMTITAGTTYIPELMAYDFPAHVQTWLWLAFFASFAVKMPMWPVHTWLPDAHVQAPTAGSVILAGVLLKLGGYGFLRFSLPMFPEASAQLIWLVFGLSCVAVVVTSLIALVQSDMKKLIAYSSVAHMAIVTIGLFTFNRQGIEGAMMVMLGHGLVSGALFLCVGVIYDRLHTREIDRYGGLAINMPKYAILFMLFTMASVGLPGTSNFVGELLALMGAYQVSTLVTLIATTGIILGAAYMLFLYRRVVFGDLVKDDVRAMPDLSKREMALLAPLAAVTLWMGVYPESFLAPMRGDVATLLARLERARPAGDSLPTPGNPVAAAEQKKAEHGAAH; encoded by the coding sequence ATGAGCGGCCTTCTTTCCGTCATGCTCGCCGTGCCCGCCATCGCGGCGGTGCTGTGCCTGTTCACGACCGCCAACAACGCGCGCTGGATCGCGCTGATCGCCACGCTGATCGACCTGGTGCTGGGCGGCGTGTTGTGGGCGAATTTCGAGATTGGCGGGCCGCAATGGCAGTTCGTCGAGAATGTGCCGTTGTTCGGGGCGTTCGCATGGTCGCTGGGCATCGACGGCTTCGCGCTACTGCTGATCTTACTCAGCGTGTTCCTGATGCCGATCTGTATCGGGGCCAGCTGGGAAGCGATTACCGAGCGCGTGCCGGAATATATGGCGGCGTTCCTCGCAACCGAAGTGCTAATGATCGGCACCTTCGCGGCGCAGGACATCTATTTGTTCTATGTGTTCTTCGAGGCTGGCCTCATCCCGATGTTCCTCATCATCGGCATCTGGGGCGGCGCGAACCGGATTTACGCGAGCTACAAATTCTTCCTCTACACGCTGCTCGGCTCGGTGTTGATGCTGATCGCGATGATGTATATGACCATCACCGCGGGCACGACCTACATCCCCGAGCTGATGGCGTATGACTTCCCGGCGCATGTGCAGACATGGCTGTGGCTGGCGTTCTTCGCGTCGTTCGCGGTGAAGATGCCGATGTGGCCGGTGCATACCTGGCTGCCCGACGCGCATGTGCAGGCGCCAACCGCGGGGTCGGTGATTCTGGCGGGCGTGCTGCTGAAGCTGGGCGGCTACGGTTTCCTGCGCTTTTCGTTGCCGATGTTCCCGGAGGCGTCGGCGCAGCTGATCTGGCTGGTGTTCGGCCTGTCCTGCGTCGCGGTCGTCGTGACCTCGCTGATTGCGCTGGTGCAGTCGGACATGAAGAAGCTGATCGCCTATTCATCGGTCGCGCATATGGCGATCGTGACAATCGGCCTGTTCACCTTCAACCGGCAGGGGATCGAGGGCGCGATGATGGTCATGTTGGGCCACGGTCTGGTGTCGGGCGCGCTGTTCCTGTGCGTCGGCGTGATCTACGACCGGTTGCATACGCGCGAGATCGACCGTTATGGCGGCCTTGCGATCAACATGCCGAAATATGCGATCCTGTTCATGCTGTTCACGATGGCGTCGGTCGGCCTGCCGGGGACGAGCAATTTCGTCGGCGAGTTGCTGGCACTGATGGGGGCGTATCAGGTCTCGACGCTGGTCACGCTGATTGCGACGACCGGCATCATTCTGGGCGCGGCGTATATGCTCTTCCTCTACCGGCGCGTCGTGTTCGGCGATCTGGTCAAGGACGATGTCCGCGCGATGCCGGACCTGTCGAAGCGGGAGATGGCGTTGCTGGCCCCGCTCGCCGCAGTGACATTGTGGATGGGCGTTTATCCCGAAAGCTTCCTCGCGCCGATGCGCGGCGATGTGGCGACGCTGCTCGCGCGGCTGGAGCGAGCGCGTCCGGCGGGCGATAGTCTGCCGACGCCGGGTAATCCTGTCGCTGCCGCAGAACAGAAAAAAGCCGAGCATGGAGCGGCGCACTGA